The following proteins come from a genomic window of Rhodospirillaceae bacterium:
- a CDS encoding bifunctional folylpolyglutamate synthase/dihydrofolate synthase, whose amino-acid sequence MTQVLQKRRWKRLRKRPGKRLKSSLRKIPLSKPPHHKPSDIILERLTKLHPKLIDLSLGRVERLLDRLGNPHQKLPPVIHVAGTNGKGSVLAFLRAFLEAANYRVHVHTSPHLVRFNERIRLAGSLIDEEALGALLAECEAANDGKPITYFEITTVAALLAFARTPADIVLLETGLGGRLDATNVVDDPVLTAITPISLDHQHFLGDTLAEIAGEKAGILKPNVPVICADQEDEARDVIAAKAESLDANLISEGQDWHIQAEPDEFIFETKDGNQKFPRPALAGDHQLNNAAQAIACARHLEDFTVPDNAIRTGLRNVEWPARLQRLRTGPLVEMLPGNWELWLDGGHNKAAAEAIVAEAKASWADAPLYLVFGMLNSKQPGEFLSVLAPSVSEIRTVAIPGEAATLSAVEATGAAKTVGIESSPTNNVEEAVQALVELSPGSARILICGSLYLAGTVLADHA is encoded by the coding sequence ATGACCCAGGTGTTGCAGAAGAGGCGCTGGAAGAGGCTCCGGAAGAGGCCCGGGAAGAGACTAAAATCGAGCCTAAGGAAAATCCCCCTGAGCAAACCCCCGCATCATAAACCGTCCGACATCATTTTGGAGCGGCTGACAAAGCTTCACCCGAAGCTGATTGATTTGTCACTGGGGCGGGTGGAACGACTGCTAGATCGGCTCGGCAATCCCCATCAAAAACTCCCCCCCGTCATTCACGTTGCAGGCACCAATGGAAAAGGGTCCGTGCTTGCTTTCTTACGGGCGTTTCTAGAGGCTGCCAACTACCGCGTGCATGTACATACATCGCCGCATCTGGTGCGGTTTAACGAACGCATTCGGCTGGCAGGAAGCCTGATAGATGAAGAAGCACTGGGCGCGCTTCTGGCAGAATGCGAAGCCGCAAACGACGGCAAACCCATCACCTATTTTGAAATCACTACGGTCGCGGCCTTGCTCGCGTTTGCAAGAACCCCCGCGGATATTGTGCTGTTGGAAACCGGGCTCGGTGGGCGCTTGGATGCGACCAACGTGGTCGATGATCCAGTGCTTACCGCAATTACCCCCATCTCTCTCGATCATCAGCATTTCTTGGGCGACACTTTGGCTGAGATAGCGGGAGAAAAAGCCGGTATTCTTAAACCCAATGTCCCAGTTATCTGTGCTGATCAGGAAGACGAAGCGCGGGATGTCATCGCCGCAAAGGCTGAAAGCTTGGATGCAAATTTAATTTCCGAGGGCCAAGATTGGCACATACAAGCTGAACCGGATGAATTCATTTTTGAAACCAAGGACGGCAATCAGAAGTTTCCCAGGCCCGCTCTTGCGGGCGACCACCAACTTAATAACGCAGCCCAGGCGATCGCCTGCGCGCGGCATTTAGAAGATTTTACCGTGCCAGATAATGCAATCCGCACCGGGCTTCGAAATGTTGAATGGCCCGCGCGGTTGCAGAGGCTACGCACGGGACCGTTGGTGGAGATGCTGCCGGGGAACTGGGAACTTTGGCTCGATGGCGGCCACAACAAAGCGGCGGCGGAAGCGATTGTTGCAGAGGCGAAGGCGTCATGGGCGGATGCGCCGCTTTATCTCGTATTCGGAATGCTGAACAGTAAGCAGCCCGGCGAATTTCTCTCGGTGCTGGCGCCTTCAGTTTCTGAAATTCGAACCGTCGCCATTCCTGGCGAAGCCGCGACGTTGAGCGCCGTTGAAGCAACGGGAGCAGCGAAAACCGTTGGCATCGAATCATCTCCTACAAATAACGTTGAGGAAGCTGTGCAAGCGCTTGTGGAATTAAGCCCGGGTTCTGCGCGAATTCTAATTTGCGGATCATTGTATCTGGCGGGGACTGTGCTGGCAGATCATGCTTAA
- the trxA gene encoding thioredoxin, which translates to MPKQISDGSFEADVIEASKSKPVVVDFWAEWCGPCKQIAPALEEIDSEMADKVTITKINIDENPSSPATYAVRGIPTLIMFKDGQIAATKTGALPKSKLVEWIESEI; encoded by the coding sequence ATGCCTAAACAGATTTCCGATGGCTCCTTTGAAGCCGATGTAATTGAAGCTTCCAAGTCGAAGCCTGTGGTTGTCGATTTTTGGGCAGAATGGTGCGGCCCCTGCAAGCAGATCGCGCCCGCGCTAGAAGAAATTGATTCTGAAATGGCTGACAAGGTCACCATTACCAAGATCAACATTGATGAGAACCCCTCCTCGCCCGCAACCTATGCGGTGCGCGGCATTCCGACATTGATTATGTTCAAGGATGGCCAAATCGCAGCCACCAAAACCGGGGCTCTACCGAAGAGCAAACTGGTAGAATGGATTGAGTCCGAAATCTAA
- the addA gene encoding double-strand break repair helicase AddA — protein MNTIAANPVDAQRRAADPGASVWVGASAGTGKTKVLTDRVLSLMLAGTLPQRILCLTFTKAAAAEMSTRIAQQLGAWARMDDETLSQSLTELFGNNPDAATSVRARRLFAQVLDTPGGMNIQTIHAFCQSLLGRFPLEAGIAPHFSVMDERDAEEMLDAAMEELLANAGRHHDKQITNALSVITRHVREDRFVELMKMLSRSRGRVRRLIDRFGSVEDAVGHTWKSLGLEIGETPERINAEASEDDSFDQIGLRLAAEALADGSKTDQARGAIIAAWLIASQEERQNSFSEYSSQYLTQKNTARSTLITQGALKISPGVDEVLANEAERLLAVLRRRSAAVTAEATSALLYLGDTLLDSYARHKNAHALLDYDDLIFGARDLLQKDGIAPWVLFKLDGGLEHILVDEAQDTNPEQWEVVKSLAEEFFSGEGAQERARTVFAVGDTKQSIYSFQGADPEAFGTTRDYFASKVSAAEGTWRQEDLNISFRSTNAVLKAVDFVFGQPGVSDGVSLDGLEIQHDAWRKADGGRIELWPPVEPLESDAPAPWKPPVERVQGDSPEARLAALIAEKIQSMTNTSDVLESRGQPVRPGDIMVLVRRRRGFVDALVRELKRRNVAVAGVDRMVLTEQLAVMDLVALGRFLLLPDDDLTLATVLKSPLIGLTEDQLFSLAYDRENTLWRELFKRHREDPTFTDAYNFLRGLLSRTDFEAPFELFSHVLGPLSGRVKLLERLGQDADDPINEFLDQALAFEKTHVASLQGFLHWLEAGGVEVKRDLEQSGQDAVRVMTVHGAKGLQAPIVFLPDTMQAPTQIDSLLWPEAKGETLMLWPPKREWYEEIAEAELEELKRRQDQEYRRLLYVAMTRAEDRLYVCGWHGTRKPSEDCWYNLIERGLRDMAETPSADYAVHRSKPETDILSMVCPQTGDVKKSEAPVAEPDFSDTDGGWMTSPPPAEATPPKPLMPSRPDGEAPPVQSPFGEDDGHRFKRGRIIHRFLQTLPDVTPDAREGAAQSFLAQDVHDLSPEQQNEIKSETLAILNHADYAFLFGPGSQAEVPMVGEFEGQVMSAQLDRLLVTDEAVYVIDYKTNRPPPKKPEDISEVYLKQMAAYQQALQRIYPERPIRCLLLWSDGPDLMELPDTLLTKI, from the coding sequence ATGAACACCATCGCCGCCAACCCGGTTGACGCCCAACGCCGCGCCGCTGATCCGGGTGCCAGTGTCTGGGTGGGGGCGTCTGCAGGCACCGGCAAGACAAAGGTCCTGACCGATCGAGTACTGAGCCTGATGCTGGCGGGGACTTTGCCACAGCGCATCTTGTGCCTGACGTTCACTAAAGCTGCAGCAGCCGAAATGTCGACCCGCATCGCCCAACAGCTTGGGGCCTGGGCACGGATGGATGATGAGACCTTGTCCCAAAGCCTTACTGAATTGTTTGGCAACAATCCTGATGCGGCAACGTCGGTCCGAGCGCGACGATTGTTCGCCCAAGTATTGGATACACCGGGCGGCATGAACATCCAAACCATCCACGCGTTCTGCCAGTCCTTGCTAGGTCGGTTCCCCTTGGAAGCCGGGATAGCGCCACACTTTTCAGTTATGGATGAGCGGGACGCCGAAGAGATGTTGGACGCCGCCATGGAAGAACTTTTGGCCAATGCAGGACGCCATCACGATAAACAAATTACAAATGCCTTGTCGGTTATCACCCGACATGTCCGTGAAGATCGTTTCGTTGAACTTATGAAAATGTTGTCCCGGTCGCGGGGACGTGTACGGCGCTTGATTGACCGGTTCGGAAGCGTAGAGGATGCGGTCGGGCACACTTGGAAATCATTGGGATTGGAAATCGGTGAGACCCCAGAACGCATCAATGCGGAGGCTTCTGAAGACGACAGTTTCGATCAGATTGGATTGCGCCTTGCGGCTGAAGCGCTTGCAGATGGGTCCAAAACCGACCAAGCGCGCGGCGCCATTATCGCCGCCTGGCTGATCGCTAGTCAGGAGGAAAGGCAGAACTCATTCAGTGAGTATTCAAGCCAATACCTGACGCAAAAAAATACAGCTCGTTCTACACTGATTACCCAAGGAGCTTTAAAAATATCCCCCGGAGTAGACGAAGTTTTAGCCAATGAGGCTGAACGCCTGTTGGCTGTATTGCGTCGGCGCTCGGCTGCTGTTACGGCAGAAGCAACATCCGCTCTTCTATATTTAGGGGACACTTTATTAGACTCTTATGCGCGGCATAAAAATGCTCATGCCCTATTGGATTATGATGATTTAATTTTTGGCGCGCGTGATCTCTTGCAGAAAGATGGCATCGCCCCTTGGGTGTTGTTTAAGCTTGATGGCGGGCTTGAGCATATTCTGGTTGATGAAGCCCAAGACACCAATCCTGAACAATGGGAAGTGGTAAAATCCTTGGCCGAAGAATTTTTTTCCGGTGAAGGTGCGCAAGAAAGGGCAAGGACAGTTTTCGCGGTTGGTGATACCAAGCAATCGATCTACAGCTTTCAAGGCGCTGACCCGGAAGCGTTCGGCACGACGCGGGATTATTTTGCAAGCAAGGTAAGTGCCGCCGAAGGAACATGGCGTCAGGAAGATTTAAACATTTCCTTTCGCTCCACGAACGCCGTCTTAAAAGCGGTCGATTTTGTATTTGGACAGCCCGGCGTTTCAGACGGCGTCTCCCTCGACGGTCTTGAAATTCAACACGATGCATGGCGAAAGGCAGACGGGGGAAGGATTGAGCTTTGGCCGCCGGTGGAGCCGTTGGAAAGCGACGCGCCCGCGCCCTGGAAACCGCCAGTCGAACGGGTCCAGGGAGATTCACCAGAAGCTCGGCTGGCAGCCCTGATCGCAGAAAAAATTCAGTCGATGACAAATACGAGCGATGTTTTGGAATCCAGAGGTCAGCCCGTCAGACCCGGCGATATCATGGTTTTGGTGCGCCGCCGCCGAGGGTTTGTCGATGCGCTGGTGCGAGAACTCAAACGCCGCAACGTTGCTGTCGCCGGTGTCGACCGGATGGTGCTGACCGAACAATTGGCAGTCATGGATCTTGTCGCACTGGGTCGATTTTTATTGTTGCCAGATGATGACCTGACCCTTGCGACGGTTCTCAAAAGCCCCTTGATCGGGTTAACCGAAGATCAGCTTTTTAGCTTGGCGTATGACCGTGAGAACACACTGTGGCGGGAGCTGTTCAAGCGGCATCGTGAAGACCCCACATTTACTGACGCCTATAATTTTCTAAGGGGCCTTCTATCGCGAACGGACTTCGAAGCCCCGTTTGAACTTTTCAGTCATGTCCTTGGTCCCTTGTCTGGCAGGGTCAAATTACTGGAGCGCTTGGGTCAGGACGCCGATGATCCAATCAATGAATTCCTCGACCAAGCCTTAGCCTTCGAAAAAACCCACGTCGCATCGCTGCAAGGATTCCTTCATTGGCTGGAAGCAGGTGGAGTTGAAGTGAAACGTGACCTTGAACAAAGCGGCCAGGATGCTGTTCGGGTGATGACTGTGCATGGGGCAAAGGGCCTGCAAGCACCCATTGTGTTTTTGCCGGACACCATGCAGGCACCAACGCAAATCGACTCCCTCTTATGGCCGGAGGCAAAAGGCGAGACTTTGATGCTATGGCCGCCAAAACGGGAATGGTACGAGGAGATCGCGGAAGCTGAGTTAGAGGAATTAAAACGCAGACAAGATCAAGAATACCGGCGCTTGCTCTACGTCGCCATGACCCGGGCGGAAGATCGTTTATATGTTTGCGGATGGCACGGCACACGAAAACCAAGTGAGGATTGTTGGTATAATTTGATTGAGCGCGGTCTGAGGGATATGGCGGAAACACCCAGCGCCGACTACGCCGTTCATAGATCAAAACCTGAGACTGATATTTTAAGCATGGTCTGCCCGCAAACTGGGGACGTGAAAAAGTCTGAAGCTCCTGTGGCTGAGCCCGATTTTTCGGACACAGATGGCGGTTGGATGACATCGCCGCCGCCAGCTGAGGCAACGCCGCCAAAACCGCTCATGCCGTCTCGACCCGACGGGGAAGCGCCGCCCGTACAATCCCCCTTTGGGGAGGACGATGGCCACCGCTTCAAGCGCGGGCGGATCATTCACCGCTTTCTGCAGACTTTACCTGACGTCACGCCAGATGCGCGCGAAGGTGCCGCTCAATCGTTTTTAGCGCAGGATGTGCATGATCTTAGCCCTGAACAACAGAATGAAATTAAATCTGAAACCTTGGCAATCTTGAACCATGCTGATTACGCCTTCCTGTTCGGCCCCGGCAGCCAGGCCGAAGTTCCCATGGTTGGTGAATTTGAGGGGCAGGTTATGTCAGCCCAATTGGATCGCCTGCTGGTAACCGATGAGGCGGTATACGTCATTGATTATAAGACCAACCGCCCGCCCCCAAAAAAGCCGGAAGATATTTCGGAAGTTTATCTCAAACAAATGGCGGCCTACCAACAGGCCTTGCAACGTATCTATCCCGAACGCCCCATCCGGTGCCTGTTGCTGTGGAGCGACGGTCCGGACCTGATGGAACTGCCTGACACCCTTTTAACGAAAATTTGA
- the addB gene encoding double-strand break repair protein AddB: MTADTPAVQSIPPGSPFVDALAAGLMDRYGATPDQLAKVMVLLPTRRACRSLREAFLRLSGGSPLLLPQMTPLGDVDEDELSLSGWEEVGTSNPFEAPTAVSALKRQLLLTRLVMAFEKGQTTVDQAARLASELGALLDQVQTERLSLEALNNLVPEEQNLSKHWQITLSFLKILTDLWPDALAEQGCVDQALRRNILLEAQAELWRSQPPENPIIAAGSTGSIPATADLLKVVSHLPQGVVVLPGLDRDADDVTWKALEPSHPQFGMARLLEFLDIGRGDVTDWNAPGITGTNPARTDLINRALLPAEATDQWKDQSVPDDVALKGISVIDCPGPQEEAGVIALIMRRRLEDEGETAALVTPDRGLARRVAAELSRWGIEVDDSAGVPLAQTPPGAFLRLTARMASEGLAPVPLLAALKHPLASGGTQTVAYRSRVRDLELAVLRGPRPAAGLEGLEEALSKDADKFEDVLTLLEKAARPFVELLEGTHPLRDLLKAHVAMAEQLAATDEDTGPTKLWAGEAGENAAGFVAELADAAPDLDPVPGHTYPALLDTLMSGRAVRPRYGQHPRLHIWGLMEARLQHADVVILGGLNEGTWPPEAPANPWMSRPMLATFGLPQPERRIGLTAHDFTQTFAASEVVLTRSVRVEGTPTVPSRWLLRLENLLGKAKAQTLHDNGAKWAYWQTLLDAANDKFDIEPPAPCPPVSARPRKLSVTQVETWMRDPYGVYARHILKLRALDDLDANPGAADYGTFIHDALDAFLQKFGRAVPEDAYEQLLKIGQDAAAEYLNRPGVRAFWWPRFERIAAWFVETERARRRDIKSIASEVLGDHVIDAPAGPFRLIAKADRVDTLTDGTLAIIDYKTGAPPSAKEVAAGFAPQLPLEAVIAEAGDFEGLHKARVSALDYWRLTGGDPAGERKSAGKEIESLVQATRDGLQNLIHRFDFEDTPYEARPHPQHAPRYSDYEHLARVKEWSAITGGDE; this comes from the coding sequence ATGACGGCCGACACCCCTGCGGTTCAGAGCATCCCGCCAGGAAGCCCTTTCGTTGATGCCTTGGCTGCTGGTCTCATGGACCGCTACGGCGCGACCCCGGATCAATTGGCCAAAGTAATGGTCCTTCTGCCGACCCGGCGGGCGTGTCGGTCCTTGCGGGAAGCATTTCTAAGATTGAGCGGTGGGAGCCCCCTTCTTTTGCCTCAGATGACACCCCTGGGGGATGTTGACGAAGATGAGTTATCTTTATCTGGATGGGAGGAAGTTGGCACAAGCAATCCCTTCGAAGCCCCCACCGCTGTCTCTGCCCTAAAGCGGCAGTTGCTCCTAACCCGGCTGGTTATGGCGTTTGAGAAGGGCCAAACGACCGTCGATCAGGCCGCGCGATTGGCCAGTGAATTGGGGGCGCTTTTGGATCAAGTCCAGACCGAGCGTCTGTCTCTCGAGGCTTTAAACAACTTGGTGCCCGAAGAACAAAACCTGTCCAAACATTGGCAGATCACCCTGTCATTTCTCAAAATTCTAACCGACCTTTGGCCCGACGCGCTGGCGGAACAAGGCTGTGTGGATCAGGCCTTGCGACGTAATATTCTACTGGAAGCGCAGGCCGAGCTTTGGCGGTCTCAGCCACCCGAAAATCCGATTATTGCTGCGGGTTCCACAGGCAGCATCCCGGCGACGGCGGATCTGTTGAAGGTGGTCTCACACCTTCCCCAAGGCGTGGTTGTGTTGCCCGGTCTGGACCGGGATGCAGATGACGTCACTTGGAAAGCACTAGAGCCGTCGCACCCACAATTCGGCATGGCTAGGCTTTTGGAATTTTTAGACATCGGACGTGGTGACGTTACGGATTGGAATGCACCCGGTATTACTGGAACGAACCCAGCCCGCACTGACCTAATTAACCGCGCCTTGTTACCGGCAGAAGCGACCGATCAATGGAAGGATCAAAGTGTTCCAGATGATGTAGCACTTAAGGGAATTTCCGTTATCGACTGCCCTGGTCCCCAGGAAGAAGCTGGTGTCATTGCCTTGATCATGCGGCGGCGTCTGGAAGACGAAGGCGAAACCGCAGCCCTAGTCACACCAGACCGTGGATTGGCCCGGCGGGTCGCGGCGGAGCTTTCACGCTGGGGGATAGAGGTCGATGATTCCGCTGGCGTGCCCCTGGCCCAAACACCGCCAGGAGCTTTCCTGAGGCTCACGGCGCGGATGGCGTCAGAAGGCCTTGCACCCGTTCCCCTTCTGGCGGCCCTAAAACACCCGCTGGCATCTGGGGGGACGCAAACCGTGGCCTACCGTTCGCGGGTGCGGGATCTTGAATTGGCGGTCCTGAGAGGACCTCGACCTGCGGCAGGATTGGAGGGTCTTGAGGAAGCACTGAGCAAAGATGCGGACAAATTCGAAGATGTCCTCACGCTGCTGGAAAAGGCCGCACGCCCGTTTGTGGAACTTCTTGAGGGAACCCACCCTCTCCGGGATTTATTGAAGGCCCACGTGGCAATGGCTGAACAACTTGCGGCCACTGACGAAGATACGGGGCCGACAAAACTATGGGCCGGAGAGGCTGGCGAAAATGCCGCTGGGTTTGTCGCTGAATTGGCGGACGCGGCGCCTGACCTTGACCCTGTTCCAGGTCACACGTATCCAGCGCTGTTAGATACCTTGATGTCGGGTCGGGCCGTGCGTCCGCGTTATGGTCAACATCCTCGTTTGCATATTTGGGGGCTTATGGAAGCCCGCTTGCAACATGCCGATGTGGTTATCTTGGGCGGCCTCAACGAAGGCACTTGGCCGCCGGAAGCACCCGCCAATCCGTGGATGAGTCGGCCGATGCTGGCCACCTTCGGCCTGCCGCAACCGGAACGACGCATCGGCCTGACAGCGCATGATTTCACTCAAACCTTTGCTGCCTCGGAAGTGGTTCTCACACGGTCCGTTCGTGTTGAAGGGACACCCACCGTGCCATCCCGGTGGTTGTTGCGACTTGAGAATTTATTAGGCAAGGCAAAAGCCCAGACTCTGCATGACAACGGCGCAAAGTGGGCTTATTGGCAAACATTGTTGGATGCCGCGAATGATAAATTTGATATCGAGCCCCCTGCACCATGCCCACCGGTCAGCGCTCGACCGCGAAAGCTATCCGTCACCCAAGTCGAAACATGGATGCGTGATCCTTACGGGGTTTATGCGCGCCATATCTTGAAGCTCAGGGCGTTGGATGATCTCGACGCCAACCCAGGAGCGGCTGATTATGGGACCTTCATTCATGACGCGTTGGACGCATTCCTGCAAAAATTTGGACGGGCGGTTCCAGAGGATGCTTATGAGCAGCTTCTGAAAATCGGACAAGATGCCGCTGCTGAATATCTTAACCGACCCGGAGTCCGGGCGTTCTGGTGGCCGCGGTTTGAGCGCATTGCGGCGTGGTTTGTTGAGACAGAGCGCGCCCGTCGCAGAGACATAAAATCCATCGCCAGTGAAGTTCTGGGCGACCATGTGATCGATGCTCCCGCCGGTCCCTTCAGACTTATCGCCAAAGCCGACCGTGTTGACACCCTTACCGATGGCACCCTTGCCATTATCGATTACAAAACCGGTGCGCCACCATCAGCCAAAGAAGTCGCCGCAGGGTTTGCGCCGCAACTGCCCCTGGAAGCCGTGATCGCCGAAGCAGGTGATTTCGAAGGTCTTCATAAAGCGCGGGTATCAGCGTTGGATTATTGGCGTCTGACGGGAGGCGATCCAGCGGGCGAACGCAAATCAGCCGGGAAGGAAATTGAGAGCCTCGTACAGGCAACACGGGACGGTCTGCAGAATTTAATTCACCGATTTGATTTTGAAGATACTCCCTACGAAGCCCGCCCCCATCCACAACACGCGCCACGTTATAGCGACTACGAACATCTGGCGCGGGTGAAAGAATGGTCGGCGATTACCGGAGGGGACGAATGA
- a CDS encoding nucleotidyltransferase family protein: MPADDLKFLNKPSGCTPDHAIVLSAGKGLRMRPITDSTPKPMIQVGGRTLLDRSLDRLEDSHVKKVVVNLHHLGEQIERHLGSRETPDIIFSHEDELLETGGGVVKALPQLGKAPFFVINADAMLLNGSEIALDRMKAAWDEDAMDGLLLLQSTVEAYGYRGQGDFWVDPSGLITRRPEREVSPYLFTGTQILHPRLFKGAPKGAFSLNVLYDKAIEEKRLFGIVHDGEWFHIGTPDGLAEAETYVQTRYPGIRHR; the protein is encoded by the coding sequence ATGCCCGCCGACGACTTAAAATTCCTCAACAAGCCCTCCGGATGTACGCCGGATCATGCAATCGTACTGTCTGCAGGCAAAGGTCTGCGCATGCGCCCGATTACGGACTCAACACCAAAGCCAATGATTCAAGTCGGCGGTCGCACGCTCTTGGATCGGTCCCTTGATCGGCTTGAGGACTCCCATGTCAAAAAAGTCGTGGTTAATCTGCACCACCTGGGTGAGCAGATCGAACGCCACCTCGGCAGCCGAGAAACACCCGATATAATCTTTTCCCATGAAGATGAACTATTGGAAACCGGCGGCGGAGTCGTGAAGGCGTTGCCTCAGTTAGGCAAAGCCCCGTTCTTTGTTATTAATGCTGACGCCATGTTGTTGAACGGTTCCGAGATCGCGTTGGACCGCATGAAGGCGGCTTGGGATGAGGACGCAATGGACGGCTTGCTGCTGTTGCAATCCACGGTCGAAGCTTACGGCTACCGGGGTCAGGGCGATTTTTGGGTTGATCCTAGCGGACTCATTACACGTCGCCCCGAACGTGAAGTCTCGCCCTATCTGTTTACTGGCACGCAAATCCTTCACCCACGATTGTTCAAGGGCGCACCGAAGGGCGCGTTCTCGCTTAACGTTCTGTACGACAAGGCAATCGAGGAAAAACGCCTGTTCGGTATCGTCCATGATGGTGAATGGTTTCATATCGGCACGCCGGATGGATTGGCCGAAGCCGAAACCTATGTGCAAACCAGGTATCCGGGCATTCGCCACCGATGA